One region of Agrobacterium tumefaciens genomic DNA includes:
- a CDS encoding LysR family transcriptional regulator produces MDNRAGEMEVFVAAAELGSFSAAGRRLKLSPSAVSKLVTRIEDRLGTRLLARSTRVVTLTPEGEIYLSRARRILADIADTEQIVAGGGKVVPRGLLRVNATLGFGERYLLPLAPEFLSLYPEIELDISLTDGVISLIEERTDIAIRSGGMADSSLKARKLKEVRRIIVASPAYIEKHGMPEKPQDLAQHNCISFNFSRSLNEWPFRDPGMTEVYRLPVTGNASVNSGMAMRRLCLTGLGLGRVGEFHVEPDIEAGLLVPVLEDYNPGDMEVIHAVYAGHDHLAARVRAFIDFVAAKVGR; encoded by the coding sequence ATGGACAACAGGGCCGGAGAAATGGAAGTCTTCGTCGCGGCAGCCGAGCTGGGGAGTTTTTCCGCAGCCGGGCGCAGGCTCAAGCTTTCACCCTCGGCGGTGAGCAAACTTGTCACCCGCATTGAAGACCGCCTCGGCACCCGCCTTCTCGCTCGCTCCACCCGCGTGGTGACGCTGACGCCGGAGGGGGAAATCTATCTTTCTCGGGCAAGGCGCATTCTGGCCGACATCGCCGATACGGAGCAGATCGTAGCAGGCGGCGGCAAGGTGGTGCCGCGGGGGCTATTGCGTGTCAACGCCACGCTGGGCTTCGGCGAAAGGTATCTTCTGCCGCTCGCACCGGAGTTTTTATCTCTTTATCCGGAAATCGAGCTGGATATCTCGCTGACCGACGGCGTCATCAGCCTTATCGAGGAGCGCACCGACATAGCGATACGATCCGGCGGGATGGCGGATTCGTCCCTCAAGGCAAGAAAGCTGAAAGAGGTCCGCCGGATCATCGTCGCCTCCCCTGCCTATATCGAGAAACATGGCATGCCGGAAAAGCCGCAGGATCTGGCCCAACACAATTGCATCAGCTTCAATTTCAGTCGCAGCCTCAACGAATGGCCTTTCCGTGATCCCGGCATGACGGAAGTCTACCGCCTTCCCGTGACCGGCAACGCCTCGGTCAACAGCGGCATGGCAATGCGTAGGCTGTGCCTGACGGGCCTTGGGCTGGGAAGGGTCGGAGAGTTTCATGTCGAGCCGGATATCGAGGCCGGTCTGCTCGTGCCGGTGCTGGAGGATTACAATCCGGGCGACATGGAGGTGATCCACGCCGTTTATGCCGGACATGATCACCTGGCCGCCCGCGTACGCGCCTTTATCGATTTTGTCGCGGCAAAGGTCGGGCGGTGA
- a CDS encoding LysR family transcriptional regulator: MDQLSAMRVFTRVVETGNFSRAATALNMPKTTVTNMVQALEAHLHTTLLNRTTRRVMLTTDGALYYERASQILSEIEELDGSMSSAQVQPSGRLRVEMAGVFADLVVIPHLCEFYQRYPQIRLDLGVGDRLVDYIAENVDCALRVGTLRDQSLIARKVGELKFETFASPLYIESFGMPQQPEDLENGHHSVGYFNATTGQIMPISFDNGLRSVEITPNYVVSVNDSRTYLNAALAGMGMVQLPVFMVKDALARGELVPVLPEWRREPMPIYVVYPQTRHVTNKVRVFVDWLAKMVHSLV; this comes from the coding sequence ATGGATCAGCTTTCCGCCATGCGGGTATTCACTCGCGTCGTCGAAACCGGCAATTTCAGCCGCGCCGCGACCGCGCTGAACATGCCCAAAACCACCGTCACCAACATGGTCCAGGCGCTGGAGGCGCATTTACATACCACGCTTCTCAACCGCACAACGCGGCGGGTGATGCTGACGACGGACGGCGCTCTCTATTATGAGCGGGCCTCGCAGATTCTGTCGGAAATCGAAGAGCTTGATGGCAGCATGTCCAGCGCGCAGGTGCAGCCGTCTGGCCGGTTGCGGGTGGAAATGGCCGGTGTCTTCGCGGACCTCGTGGTTATTCCACATCTTTGCGAATTTTACCAGCGCTATCCGCAAATCCGGCTCGATCTCGGCGTCGGCGACCGTCTGGTCGATTATATCGCGGAGAATGTCGATTGCGCGCTGCGGGTCGGCACGTTGCGGGATCAATCCCTTATAGCGCGCAAGGTCGGCGAGCTGAAATTCGAAACCTTCGCCTCTCCCCTGTACATCGAGAGTTTCGGCATGCCGCAACAGCCGGAAGATCTCGAAAACGGACATCATTCCGTGGGATATTTCAATGCCACCACTGGCCAGATCATGCCGATCTCATTCGACAACGGGCTTCGCAGCGTCGAGATTACGCCCAACTATGTCGTGTCGGTGAATGACAGCCGCACCTATCTCAACGCCGCGCTGGCGGGCATGGGCATGGTGCAGCTGCCCGTTTTCATGGTCAAGGATGCGCTTGCGCGTGGCGAGCTTGTGCCGGTTCTGCCGGAATGGCGGCGCGAACCGATGCCGATCTATGTGGTCTACCCACAGACGAGGCACGTCACCAACAAGGTCCGTGTTTTCGTGGACTGGCTGGCGAAGATGGTTCACAGCCTCGTCTGA
- a CDS encoding alpha/beta hydrolase fold domain-containing protein — protein MKAHWENIEGCGGSASQLSVRRYESAGLCTNPPVVLYLRGGSFLEKGGNCPELPVARALAESGAIVVEADYSKSSGNEFPMVIDCAFEALDHLSRDRKHYGGAKSLLFVAGEEAGGNVAAGLALKARDRMPGKLAGQILLSPMIDPMMTTESFRDADRIGMRQRWADGWSHYLAKACGFFHPYAAPCQCTRLNRVAPALIFTAEDDPLRDETVGYADRLIASGVSVRQHVFPAGIGWTGLYQGKGGGWVPSVCSEFKTFVDQIKH, from the coding sequence ATGAAAGCGCACTGGGAAAATATAGAAGGCTGTGGGGGCTCGGCGTCCCAGCTTTCCGTGCGCCGATATGAAAGTGCCGGCCTGTGCACCAACCCGCCCGTGGTCCTTTATTTGCGCGGCGGCTCATTTCTTGAAAAGGGCGGCAATTGCCCGGAGCTTCCGGTGGCACGCGCGCTCGCTGAAAGCGGCGCGATCGTCGTCGAGGCCGACTATAGCAAGTCGTCCGGCAACGAGTTTCCGATGGTGATCGATTGTGCCTTCGAAGCGCTGGATCACCTGAGCCGGGACCGCAAGCATTATGGCGGCGCGAAATCGCTGCTGTTTGTGGCCGGCGAAGAGGCTGGTGGCAATGTGGCGGCTGGGCTTGCGCTGAAGGCGCGTGACCGCATGCCGGGCAAGCTTGCCGGTCAAATACTTCTGTCGCCCATGATCGACCCGATGATGACGACGGAATCCTTCCGCGATGCGGACAGGATCGGCATGCGCCAGCGCTGGGCGGATGGTTGGAGCCATTACCTTGCCAAGGCCTGCGGGTTTTTTCACCCCTATGCCGCGCCCTGCCAGTGTACGCGGCTGAACCGGGTGGCGCCGGCGCTGATCTTTACCGCCGAGGACGACCCTCTGCGCGACGAAACGGTCGGTTATGCCGACAGGCTCATCGCCTCCGGTGTCAGCGTTCGGCAGCATGTTTTCCCCGCCGGTATTGGCTGGACGGGGCTTTATCAAGGAAAGGGCGGCGGATGGGTCCCATCCGTCTGTTCGGAGTTCAAGACCTTCGTTGACCAGATAAAACACTGA
- a CDS encoding efflux RND transporter periplasmic adaptor subunit: MTLTTKRRALTGAGIGLAMSVAAAALIFDLPTSRDATAASTPAETPAIPVTVAKVESRDVMRWEEFSGRLEAVDRVQIRSRVAGQIKAVHFREGALVKEGDPLFTIDPAPYQAAVAGAEAQVASAEAKVSLAKTELDRGRRLSDNRTISQSDLDQRQSSFADAEAQLRAARSTLTTAQLDLGYTEIVAPVSGRVGRIEITAGNLVAAGSTSPALTTLVSVNPIYASFNASEGTVAKALSELPKTTDALPALEQIPVEIGTLSDEGTPIKGTLHLIDNQVDSASGTIGVRAVFENPDGRLIPGQFVRVRMGEPKPENRIVISDRAIGTDQDKRFVFVVDAENKVSYRQIKPGAPADGQRIIDSGLAAGDTIVVNGLQRIRPGATIAPQAEDKVAASQ; the protein is encoded by the coding sequence ATGACGCTGACCACAAAGCGCCGGGCCCTGACGGGCGCCGGTATCGGGCTTGCTATGTCCGTTGCAGCCGCAGCACTCATTTTCGACCTGCCCACCAGCCGTGATGCGACGGCAGCTTCCACCCCGGCTGAAACGCCGGCTATCCCAGTCACCGTCGCCAAGGTGGAAAGCCGCGATGTGATGCGCTGGGAAGAATTTTCCGGCCGTCTCGAAGCCGTCGACCGCGTGCAGATCCGCTCCCGCGTCGCTGGCCAGATCAAGGCCGTGCATTTCCGCGAAGGCGCGCTGGTGAAGGAAGGCGACCCCCTCTTCACCATCGATCCGGCCCCCTATCAGGCAGCCGTTGCAGGTGCTGAAGCCCAGGTCGCCTCCGCCGAAGCCAAGGTCAGCCTTGCCAAGACGGAACTCGACCGTGGCCGCAGGCTTTCCGACAATCGCACGATCTCCCAGAGCGATCTCGACCAGCGGCAAAGCTCGTTTGCGGATGCCGAAGCCCAGCTTCGCGCCGCCCGCTCGACGCTGACGACGGCTCAGCTCGATCTTGGTTACACCGAAATCGTTGCACCGGTTTCCGGCAGGGTCGGCCGCATCGAAATCACCGCCGGCAACCTCGTTGCCGCCGGCTCGACATCGCCTGCCCTGACGACGCTGGTTTCGGTCAACCCGATCTATGCCAGCTTCAACGCCAGCGAAGGAACGGTAGCGAAAGCGCTTTCCGAGCTGCCGAAGACGACCGACGCCCTGCCCGCGCTCGAACAGATCCCGGTGGAAATCGGCACGCTTTCGGATGAAGGCACGCCGATCAAGGGCACCCTGCACCTCATCGACAACCAGGTCGATTCCGCCAGCGGCACCATTGGTGTGCGTGCGGTCTTCGAAAATCCTGATGGCAGGCTCATTCCCGGCCAGTTCGTTCGGGTGCGCATGGGTGAACCGAAGCCGGAAAACCGGATAGTCATCAGCGACCGCGCCATCGGCACGGATCAGGACAAGCGGTTCGTCTTTGTCGTCGATGCCGAAAACAAGGTGAGCTACCGCCAGATCAAGCCCGGCGCACCGGCTGACGGCCAGCGCATCATCGACAGCGGCCTTGCAGCCGGCGATACGATCGTCGTCAACGGCCTGCAGCGCATTCGCCCCGGTGCAACCATCGCACCGCAGGCGGAAGACAAGGTCGCCGCCTCGCAATAA
- a CDS encoding efflux RND transporter permease subunit — translation MNISRFFVDRPVFAGVLSILIVVAGLLGMRALPISEYPEVVPPSVVVRATYPGANPAVIAETVATPLEEQINGVEEMLYMGSQATSDGVLTLTVTFKLGTDPDKAQQLVQNRVSQAEPRLPAEVRALGITTVKSSPDFIMVVNLVSKTDAYDITYLRNYATLNVKDRLARIEGVGQVQVFGAGDYSMRVWLDPQKVAEHDLAASDVSDAIRQQNVQAAAGVIGASPSPNGVDLQLNVNAQGRLTTPEEFGNIIVKSGANGQITRLRDVARIELGAADYTLRSLLDGEPAVAIAVLQAPGSNSIEIADNVRATMDNLQLAMPDGVKYEIVYDTTKFVRSSIEKVVDTLLEAVGLVVLVVILFLQTWRASIIPLIAVPVSIIGTFAVMYAFGFSINALTLFGLVLAIGIVVDDAIVVVENVERNIENGLSPRDATYKAMREVSGPIIAIALVLVAVFVPLAFISGLSGQFYRQFALTIAISTVISAINSLTLSPALAALLLKEHDAPKDWLTRFMDRIFGWFFRGFNRAFGAASNGYGKTVGGLVTRKSLVMIVYMALVAATYGMFSAVPSGFVPAQDKQYLIGFAQLPDGATLDRTESVIKRMSDIAMQQPGVSHAIAFPGLSINGFTIGSNSGIVFAVLDDFENRKTPELSGGAIAMQLNQKFAGIQDAFIAMFPPPPVNGLGQTGGFKLQIEDRAGYGYQTLDEAAKAVIAKAYQTPELAGIFSSFQINVPQLFADLDRAKAEQLGVSVSDVFQTLQIYLGSLYVNDFNAFGRTYSVRVQADAQFRAHAEDIGRLKVRSSTGQMIPLSTLLKVDATTGPERTNRYNGFLAADINGGPAPGFSSGQAQAAIEKILAENLPAGIEYEWTDLTYQQILAGNSSLVVFPLALLLVYLVLAAQYESLTLPIAIILIVPLGVLAALTGVWLTGGDNNIFTQIGLVVLVGLSAKNAILIVEFARELEFEGRTPLQAAVEASRLRLRPILMTSLAFIMGVVPLVISTGAGAEMRAAMGVAVFSGMIGVTFFGIFMTPVFYVLVRKLSGNRPLIQHKQEEPANSDYKLEKAG, via the coding sequence ATGAATATTTCCAGATTTTTTGTCGACAGGCCGGTCTTCGCCGGCGTGCTGTCGATCCTGATCGTGGTCGCAGGCCTTCTCGGCATGCGCGCCCTGCCGATTTCCGAATATCCGGAAGTCGTGCCGCCATCCGTCGTCGTCCGCGCCACCTATCCCGGTGCGAACCCGGCCGTTATTGCCGAAACCGTCGCCACGCCGCTTGAAGAACAAATCAACGGCGTCGAGGAGATGCTCTATATGGGCAGCCAGGCGACATCGGACGGCGTGCTGACGCTGACCGTAACGTTCAAGCTGGGCACCGACCCGGACAAGGCGCAGCAGCTGGTGCAGAACCGCGTGTCGCAGGCCGAACCGCGCCTGCCCGCGGAAGTGCGCGCACTCGGCATCACCACCGTCAAAAGCTCGCCCGACTTCATCATGGTCGTCAATCTCGTGTCGAAGACCGATGCCTATGACATCACCTATCTGCGCAACTATGCGACGCTGAACGTCAAGGATCGCCTCGCCCGTATCGAAGGCGTGGGTCAGGTGCAGGTCTTCGGCGCGGGTGACTATTCCATGCGCGTCTGGCTGGATCCGCAAAAGGTGGCCGAACACGATCTCGCCGCGAGTGACGTATCCGACGCCATCCGTCAGCAGAACGTCCAGGCCGCGGCCGGCGTCATCGGCGCATCGCCAAGCCCCAACGGCGTCGACCTGCAGCTCAACGTTAATGCCCAGGGCCGTCTGACGACGCCGGAGGAATTCGGCAACATCATCGTCAAGAGCGGCGCGAACGGCCAGATCACCCGTCTTCGCGATGTCGCCCGCATCGAACTCGGCGCTGCCGACTATACGCTGCGCTCGCTGCTCGACGGCGAACCCGCCGTGGCGATCGCCGTATTGCAGGCTCCCGGCTCCAACTCCATCGAAATCGCCGACAATGTCCGCGCGACAATGGACAATCTGCAACTGGCGATGCCTGATGGCGTGAAATATGAAATCGTCTACGACACGACGAAGTTCGTTCGCTCGTCCATCGAAAAGGTCGTTGATACGCTCCTCGAGGCCGTTGGCCTCGTGGTACTGGTGGTCATCCTGTTCCTCCAGACCTGGCGCGCCTCGATCATTCCGCTGATCGCCGTTCCGGTGTCGATCATCGGCACCTTCGCCGTCATGTATGCCTTCGGTTTCTCCATTAACGCGTTGACCCTGTTCGGCCTCGTGCTGGCCATCGGCATCGTGGTGGATGACGCCATCGTGGTGGTGGAAAACGTCGAGCGAAACATCGAAAACGGGCTTTCTCCGCGTGATGCCACCTACAAGGCGATGCGCGAAGTCTCCGGGCCGATCATAGCAATCGCGCTTGTGCTGGTCGCCGTTTTCGTCCCACTGGCTTTTATCTCCGGCCTTTCCGGCCAGTTCTACCGGCAGTTCGCGCTGACGATCGCGATTTCCACCGTCATTTCGGCGATCAATTCTCTGACGCTGTCACCCGCTCTTGCGGCCCTGCTGCTGAAAGAGCACGACGCACCGAAAGACTGGCTGACCCGCTTCATGGACCGGATTTTCGGCTGGTTCTTCCGTGGATTCAACCGCGCCTTCGGGGCCGCCTCCAATGGGTACGGCAAAACCGTAGGCGGGCTGGTAACGCGCAAAAGCCTCGTCATGATCGTCTATATGGCGCTGGTGGCTGCCACCTACGGCATGTTCAGCGCGGTCCCAAGCGGGTTCGTACCGGCGCAGGACAAGCAATATCTCATCGGCTTCGCCCAGCTTCCGGACGGCGCAACGCTTGACCGCACGGAAAGTGTCATCAAGCGGATGAGCGATATCGCCATGCAACAGCCGGGCGTCAGCCACGCCATCGCCTTCCCCGGCCTGTCGATCAACGGCTTCACCATCGGCTCCAATTCCGGCATCGTCTTTGCAGTTCTCGACGACTTCGAAAACCGCAAGACGCCGGAACTGTCAGGCGGCGCCATCGCAATGCAGCTGAACCAGAAGTTTGCCGGCATTCAGGATGCCTTCATCGCCATGTTCCCGCCGCCGCCGGTTAACGGTCTCGGCCAGACGGGCGGCTTCAAGCTGCAGATCGAGGACCGTGCCGGTTACGGCTACCAGACGCTTGACGAAGCGGCCAAGGCGGTCATTGCCAAGGCATACCAGACACCGGAACTGGCAGGCATCTTCTCCAGCTTCCAGATCAACGTGCCGCAGCTCTTCGCCGATCTCGACCGCGCCAAGGCCGAGCAGCTGGGTGTTTCGGTCAGCGACGTCTTCCAGACGCTGCAGATCTATCTGGGCTCGCTTTATGTCAACGACTTCAACGCCTTCGGGCGGACATACAGCGTGCGTGTGCAGGCAGATGCGCAATTCCGCGCCCATGCCGAAGATATCGGCCGCCTGAAGGTCCGCTCGTCCACCGGTCAGATGATCCCGCTTTCCACGCTGTTGAAGGTAGATGCAACAACAGGACCGGAGCGCACAAACCGATATAACGGCTTCCTTGCAGCCGATATCAACGGCGGTCCGGCACCGGGCTTCTCCTCTGGACAGGCGCAGGCGGCGATCGAGAAAATCCTTGCCGAAAACCTGCCGGCCGGGATCGAATACGAATGGACGGACCTGACTTACCAGCAGATCCTTGCCGGTAATTCCAGCCTCGTGGTCTTCCCGCTGGCGCTGCTGCTCGTCTATCTCGTATTGGCTGCGCAATATGAAAGCCTGACCCTGCCGATCGCGATCATTCTGATCGTTCCGCTCGGCGTTCTCGCCGCATTGACAGGCGTCTGGCTGACGGGAGGGGACAACAACATCTTTACGCAGATCGGCCTTGTCGTCCTTGTCGGGCTATCGGCGAAGAACGCGATCCTGATCGTGGAATTCGCCCGCGAGCTGGAATTCGAAGGACGAACGCCGCTTCAGGCCGCAGTCGAGGCAAGTCGCCTGCGCCTCCGCCCGATCCTGATGACCTCACTCGCCTTCATCATGGGCGTGGTGCCTCTGGTCATCTCCACCGGTGCGGGTGCGGAAATGCGCGCGGCCATGGGTGTCGCAGTGTTCTCCGGCATGATCGGGGTGACGTTCTTCGGCATCTTCATGACACCGGTATTCTACGTGCTGGTTCGCAAGCTGTCGGGTAACCGTCCTCTCATCCAGCACAAACAGGAAGAACCTGCCAATTCGGACTACAAGCTCGAAAAGGCCGGCTGA
- a CDS encoding endonuclease/exonuclease/phosphatase family protein: protein MKKNSLLERGKTALAKNSSLPAFVMQSLRDRHQRKNAGQVERDHSFPVIASYNVHKCVGRDRRFDPDRTSRVIQEIGADIIALQEADSRFGERTGLLDLARLERESGLVPVPVLAGVKAHGWHGNVLLFKEGAVRDVHTLKLPGLEPRGALVVELDLKSGGALRIIAAHFGLLRHSRAQQAKALIGLLEARNECATILMGDLNEWRLGNGSSLNTLRDAFGALPPAVPSFPSNLPVLALDRIIANREGLIEQVEAHDSALARIASDHLPLKAAIRTDLLPT, encoded by the coding sequence GTGAAGAAAAACAGTTTGCTGGAGCGTGGAAAAACGGCACTGGCGAAAAACAGCAGCCTGCCCGCCTTCGTCATGCAGTCGCTGCGCGACCGCCACCAACGGAAGAATGCCGGGCAGGTGGAGAGAGATCACTCCTTCCCGGTCATCGCGTCCTACAACGTCCATAAATGTGTCGGCCGCGACCGCAGGTTCGATCCTGATCGCACCAGCCGCGTCATTCAGGAAATCGGCGCGGATATCATCGCGCTACAGGAGGCGGACAGCCGTTTCGGCGAGCGCACGGGCCTGCTCGATCTTGCCCGGCTGGAGCGGGAAAGCGGGCTTGTCCCCGTGCCTGTTCTGGCGGGTGTGAAGGCGCATGGATGGCACGGCAATGTCCTGTTGTTCAAGGAAGGTGCGGTGCGGGATGTTCATACGCTGAAATTGCCGGGGCTGGAGCCGCGCGGCGCGCTGGTGGTGGAACTGGATTTGAAAAGCGGTGGCGCACTGCGAATAATCGCCGCGCATTTCGGTCTTTTGAGGCATTCCCGTGCCCAACAGGCGAAGGCGCTTATCGGTCTTCTGGAAGCGCGAAACGAATGCGCGACCATCCTCATGGGAGACCTGAACGAATGGCGTCTCGGCAATGGCTCGTCGCTCAATACTCTGAGAGATGCATTCGGCGCCCTGCCGCCGGCAGTGCCCAGTTTCCCATCCAACCTGCCGGTGCTTGCGCTCGACAGGATCATCGCCAACCGCGAAGGGCTGATCGAGCAGGTGGAAGCGCATGACAGTGCGCTGGCGCGCATTGCCTCGGACCACCTGCCGCTGAAAGCCGCGATAAGGACCGATCTGCTTCCAACCTGA
- a CDS encoding phospholipase D-like domain-containing protein, which yields MLDLVIAYWPHILAALSILMGTVAAVHATMTKEEVRSALGWVGVIVLSPIVGAVIYAIAGINRIRRSSIRQQRSFMQDEIMDRVARLDASGEVIAARFGRRFEAMKTLGDRVTRHALTTGNRIEPLVTGDAAYAAMLEAIGEAKRSIILETYIFDNDRIGARFVAALERAKFRGVEVRVLVDAVGARYSVPSILPTLREKGIVADVFNGNVIMGLRLPYANLRTHRKILVVDGRIAFSGGMNIREGFTLEFGGEKQAHDTHFKISGPVVSDFFSIAAEDWRFTTGELLHTPVWDIAIPDGVPGSQIVARVSSSGPDKSIETNHKMLMGAFSVARSSILVMSPYFLPDRELISALITAARRGVVVDIIVPQSNNLVLVDRAMTAQFDQMLKNYCRIWRATGPFNHSKLLVIDERWSYIGSSNLDPRSLRLNFEVDLEVMDEEFAATIGNRIREARATALPVRLSELNARPFVVRFVERVLWLASPYL from the coding sequence ATGCTCGATCTCGTCATCGCCTATTGGCCTCATATCCTTGCCGCTCTTTCCATTTTGATGGGAACCGTGGCGGCCGTACATGCCACGATGACGAAGGAAGAGGTCCGCTCCGCGCTTGGCTGGGTGGGCGTCATCGTTCTGTCGCCGATCGTCGGTGCAGTCATTTATGCGATTGCCGGCATCAACCGGATTCGCCGGTCCAGTATCAGGCAGCAGCGGTCTTTCATGCAGGACGAGATCATGGATCGCGTGGCGCGCCTTGATGCGAGCGGCGAGGTGATTGCCGCGCGGTTCGGACGCCGTTTCGAGGCGATGAAGACGCTCGGCGACCGGGTGACGCGCCACGCACTGACGACCGGTAACCGCATCGAGCCGCTTGTCACCGGCGACGCGGCCTATGCCGCCATGCTGGAGGCGATAGGCGAGGCGAAGCGGTCGATCATCCTCGAAACATATATTTTCGACAATGACAGGATCGGCGCCCGTTTTGTCGCCGCGCTGGAAAGGGCGAAGTTCCGGGGCGTGGAGGTGCGGGTGCTGGTGGATGCCGTGGGCGCGCGCTATTCCGTGCCGAGCATTCTGCCGACGCTCCGGGAAAAAGGCATCGTTGCCGATGTGTTCAACGGCAATGTCATCATGGGGCTGCGGCTGCCCTATGCGAATTTGCGCACCCACCGCAAGATTCTGGTGGTGGACGGGCGCATCGCCTTTAGCGGCGGCATGAATATCCGCGAAGGGTTCACCCTTGAATTCGGCGGCGAAAAACAGGCGCACGACACACATTTCAAGATCAGCGGACCGGTTGTCTCTGATTTTTTCTCCATTGCGGCGGAGGACTGGAGGTTCACGACGGGGGAGCTTCTGCACACGCCGGTCTGGGATATCGCCATTCCCGATGGTGTGCCGGGTTCACAGATCGTTGCGCGCGTTTCCTCCTCGGGGCCGGATAAGAGCATAGAGACCAATCACAAGATGCTGATGGGGGCGTTTTCCGTCGCCCGCTCCTCCATTCTCGTCATGTCGCCCTATTTTCTCCCCGATCGGGAGCTTATTTCAGCGCTCATTACCGCAGCGAGGCGGGGAGTCGTGGTGGATATCATCGTGCCGCAAAGCAACAATCTGGTGCTTGTGGACAGGGCGATGACGGCGCAATTCGACCAGATGTTGAAGAATTACTGCCGCATCTGGCGGGCGACAGGGCCCTTCAATCATTCCAAGCTTCTGGTGATCGACGAGCGCTGGAGCTACATCGGTTCTTCCAACCTGGACCCTCGTTCATTGCGGCTGAACTTCGAAGTCGATCTGGAAGTTATGGATGAGGAATTCGCCGCGACCATCGGAAACCGCATCCGGGAAGCACGGGCAACCGCTTTACCCGTGCGACTGAGCGAACTGAATGCGCGGCCATTCGTTGTCCGTTTTGTGGAGCGCGTCCTGTGGCTCGCTTCGCCGTATCTTTAG
- the pdxY gene encoding pyridoxal kinase PdxY, with amino-acid sequence MQENTQGAVIVISSHVMRGSVGNRAAVFALETLGYPVWAVPTIVLPWHPGHGPSTRMRFQEDDFDKAMTDLENAKWIGEVKAVLTGYFGSAAQVRSVARLIRNLKEKNPSLIYACDPVMGDLGGLYIPLETAEAIRDHLIPLATVATPNRYELAWMSGAELETNNAIMDAALALGPPKMLVTSAVSMMAGGTGNLYLSGRHALMAEHRAIEDAPNGLGDLMAALFLARLLEGMDDEKALQLATASVFEILARTKKRDMNELTLETDSSSLSTPMAMVQMRHLLHPSRSKRK; translated from the coding sequence ATGCAGGAAAATACCCAGGGCGCCGTCATCGTCATTTCCAGCCACGTCATGCGTGGATCGGTCGGCAACCGTGCCGCGGTCTTCGCGCTGGAGACCCTTGGCTATCCGGTATGGGCGGTGCCCACAATCGTTTTGCCCTGGCACCCCGGCCATGGCCCGTCCACCCGGATGCGCTTTCAGGAAGACGACTTCGACAAGGCCATGACCGACCTCGAAAACGCCAAATGGATCGGCGAGGTCAAGGCTGTCCTGACCGGTTATTTCGGCAGCGCGGCGCAGGTGCGCTCCGTCGCAAGGCTGATCCGCAATCTCAAGGAAAAGAACCCGTCGCTGATTTATGCCTGTGACCCGGTCATGGGCGATCTGGGCGGACTATACATTCCCCTTGAGACTGCCGAAGCCATCCGCGATCACCTCATTCCGCTTGCCACCGTCGCCACGCCAAACCGTTATGAACTGGCCTGGATGAGCGGTGCCGAGCTTGAGACCAACAATGCCATCATGGATGCCGCGCTCGCACTCGGCCCGCCGAAAATGCTGGTCACCTCAGCCGTGTCGATGATGGCGGGCGGCACGGGAAATCTCTATTTGAGCGGCCGGCACGCGCTGATGGCGGAACACCGCGCCATAGAAGACGCACCGAACGGTCTCGGAGACCTGATGGCGGCGCTGTTCCTTGCCCGGCTGCTGGAAGGCATGGACGACGAGAAGGCGCTGCAACTGGCCACCGCCAGCGTGTTCGAAATTCTGGCGCGAACCAAAAAACGCGACATGAACGAATTGACGCTGGAGACGGATTCTTCAAGTCTCTCCACACCCATGGCGATGGTGCAGATGCGCCATCTCTTGCATCCTTCGCGCAGCAAGCGCAAATAG
- a CDS encoding carbonic anhydrase — protein sequence MKDFPENLLNGYKNFMSGRYADERERYRVLADTGQKPQTLFIACCDSRSAPETIFDCGPGELFVVRNVANMVPPFEPDGQYHATSAAIEYAVQVLKVKDIVVMGHGRCGGIQAALDPNLEPLSPGDFIGKWMNMVKSAAEQIQSNDVMTASERQTALERVSIRNSIANLRGFPFVKAQETAGKVKLHGAWFDISTGELWVMDGKTGDFRRPDL from the coding sequence ATGAAAGATTTTCCGGAAAACCTTCTCAACGGCTACAAGAACTTCATGAGCGGCCGCTATGCCGACGAGCGCGAAAGATACCGCGTTCTGGCTGATACCGGACAGAAACCGCAGACCCTGTTCATTGCCTGTTGTGACTCCCGTTCGGCGCCGGAAACGATTTTCGACTGCGGACCGGGAGAACTTTTCGTCGTGCGGAACGTCGCCAACATGGTGCCGCCCTTTGAGCCTGACGGTCAGTACCACGCCACATCAGCCGCCATCGAATATGCCGTGCAGGTTCTGAAGGTGAAGGACATCGTCGTCATGGGCCATGGCCGCTGCGGCGGCATTCAGGCCGCACTCGACCCCAATCTTGAACCTCTGTCACCCGGCGACTTCATCGGCAAATGGATGAACATGGTGAAATCCGCCGCCGAGCAGATCCAGAGCAACGACGTCATGACCGCTTCCGAGCGCCAGACGGCGCTGGAGCGCGTTTCCATTCGCAACTCCATCGCCAACCTGCGCGGCTTCCCCTTCGTCAAGGCGCAGGAAACCGCCGGCAAGGTGAAGCTGCATGGCGCCTGGTTCGATATCTCGACCGGCGAATTGTGGGTGATGGACGGCAAAACGGGCGACTTTCGCCGCCCGGACCTGTGA